In Solanum lycopersicum chromosome 5, SLM_r2.1, the following are encoded in one genomic region:
- the LOC101254096 gene encoding uncharacterized protein has protein sequence MATLLPSPDISSFSAGRIRLNKLVLRRRVVKVCSSVKDLEDVGLLYGQFSAPLKVNTMSSSKLDKEEEQKRNYYLNTGSAIRILREEFPALFYKEPNFDIYRDDIVFKDPLNTFTGIENYKSIFWALRFHGRIFFRALWIDIISVWQPMEGMIMIRWTVHGIPRVPWESRGRFDGTSEYKLDKDGKIYEHRVHNIALKGPPKFHVLAVQELIGYISHPSTPKPTFFKISFPYFGNTMPLAKFADTDIALVQFSASVKER, from the exons ATGGCTACTCTTTTGCCGTCGCCGGACATTTCTTCCTTCTCCGCCGGAAGAATACGCCTAAACAAACTGGTGTTACGAAGAAGAGTTGTTAAGGTCTGTTCGAGTGTGAAGGATTTGGAGGATGTTGGATTGTTGTACGGACAGTTTTCTGCTCCGTTGAAGGTTAATACGATGTCGTCTTCAAAACTTGATAAGGAGGAAGAACAGAAGAGGAATTACTATCTGAATACCGGTTCTGCTATTCGGATTCTCAGAGAAGAGTTTCCAGCGCTATTTTATAAGGAGCCAAACTTTGATATCTACAG GGATGATATAGTCTTCAAAGACCCCCTCAACACCTTTACTGGCATTGAGAATTATAAATCGATCTTCTGGGCTTTACGATTTCATGGCAGGATATTCTTTAGGGCTTTGTGGATAGATATTATTAGTGTATGGCAGCCTATGGAAGGCATGATCATGATCCGATGGACTGTTCATGGCATTCCCCGTGTCCCATGGGAGAGCCGTGGACGATTTGATGGCACTTCAGAGTACAAGCTAGACAAAGATGGAAAGATTTATGAACACCGCGTTCACAACATTGCACTAAAGGGACCCCCAAAGTTCCATGTACTTGCTGTACAGGAATTAATTGGATATATCAGCCACCCCTCAACACCAAAGCCGACTTTCTTTAAGATTTCATTCCCTTACTTTGGTAACACAATGCCATTGGCGAAATTTGCAGATACAGACATCGCCTTGGTTCAATTTTCAGCCTCTGTTAAAGAGAGGTGA